Genomic DNA from Candidatus Bathyarchaeia archaeon:
GCTGATCGGTTGGCTGTGGGGATACTCCATAGCCAAGAGGGGCCCGAGGCTCGGCAATAGCGTCCTCGATTACCTCCTCGATTGCGATGAGAGGGGGGCCTTATTAGAGCTCAAAAGCGCCGTATTGCTCCATGAGGGCGATAAGGCCGGATACCCGGATTGCCCAACCCCTAGGGGGAGGAGGCAAATCGAGGAGCTCATGAGGTACGTGAGGAATGGGGGGCGCGGGATAGTGGCCTTCGTGGCCGCTTTGTCCAACGCCAAGGCCTTCAAGCCATATGAGCGCGGCGATCCTGAGATGGT
This window encodes:
- a CDS encoding DNA/RNA nuclease SfsA; translation: LIGWLWGYSIAKRGPRLGNSVLDYLLDCDERGALLELKSAVLLHEGDKAGYPDCPTPRGRRQIEELMRYVRNGGRGIVAFVAALSNAKAFKPYERGDPEMVRLLKEARCAGVEARALGMEGELVDGELRISLTNDDLPVLI